The genome window CGTTGACCTGCAAAGATGCTTGATAACGCCCATCCGTGCGCTTGACGATCGTCCCCTCTCCCTTGCCTCTGGCCATCGCGCACCTCCGAAATGTTGTCAAAAGTGTTGTCAGGCCAGACAAAGGGTGAAGGGGGAACGGGGCATACTACATACAGTGGATACATGTGGAAAACGAGGCTACATATTGTAGATAGGTGGGCCGCAGAGGAATCGAACCCCTAACCCGCTGATTAAGAGTCAGCTGCTCTGCCAGTTGAGCTAGCGGCCCACAAGCAATGCTAATATATCATCGCCGGCCCACTTTGTCAAAATTCCGGCCCCTTCGCTTCCACCCCTCATTTCAATATCAACAACACATCCTTCTGCGTCACCTGCATGCCCGGCCGCACACGTACCTCCCGCACGACACCATCCCGCGGCGCCCGGATCTCATTCTGCATCTTCATGGCTTCAAATATGACCAGTGTCTCGCCTTTCTCCACCGCCTGGCCGGCCTCCACCGGCACACTCACGATCAGCCCCGGGATGGGCGGACGCAGTATCAATTCCCCCGGCGGCGCCTGAAGCGCGAACGCCGCCCGGGCCAGCCGGCGCGAACGTTCATCCTCCACCTGCACCTGGAAACGAGCGCCCTCCAGCAGGACCTCGTACACATTGCGGCGCTCCGCATCCGGCTCGATCATCACCTCATACGAGGCGTGGTTGACCAGCAGAGAATACAGGCTCAGCCAGCCGCTCTTCTGCATGTCCACCTGCAGACGCTCGCCGTTCACCAGCACCTCGCCGTTCGGCTGGACCTCTATCTCAAATGTCACTCCCTCGACTGTGACATAATATTTCATCGCCGCTCACCATCCGCGTGGGAAGTGGCGCCAGACGGCCTGCTTCCAGCCGGAATGATTCCCGCCGGCGTGCTGATGGGCGCGTCCCAGCATGAGTGCCTGCTCGCCCCGCTCTTTCTCCACCAGCGCCGCCGCGATGGCGGCGATGCGCATCAGCTCCGGCTGAACCTCACAGGTGAGGCAGAAGCCGTCCGGCCCTTCCACAAAGCTCGTGTCAAACTGCCCCGTCTGAAAGCGCGCGCTGTCCATCACCCGCTGATGGAACGGCACAGAGGTGTGAATGCCGCCAATGCGCAGTTCCTCCAGCGCACGCCGCATGCGGAGGATAGCCTCGGCCCGGTTTTCCCCCCACACCACCAGTTTGGCGATCAGGGGGTCGTAATAGGGCGTCACCTCACAGCCGGCATAAATGCCGCTCTCCAGCCGCACCCCCGGGCCGGTCGGCTCGATCAGGCTGGTGATGCGGCCGGCTACCGGCATGAAATCATTGTACGGGTCCTCGGCCGTGATGCGGCACTCGATGGCATGCCCGATGATCTGCACGTCCTCCTGCCGCCAGCGCAGCCGGCGCCCCGCGGCGATGGTCAACTGCTCCTTGACGATGTCAATGCCCGTTACCAGCTCCGTCACCGCATGCTCGACCTGCAGGCGGGTGTTCATCTCCAGGAAGTAGAACTTCCCGTCCCGATCGAGCAAGAACTCCACCGTGCCGGCGTTGGTGTATCCAACCGCGCGCGCCGCTCGCAGTGCCGCTTCCCCCATGGCCTGGCGCAGTTCGGGCGTCACCGCCGTGGATGGAGCTTCCTCAATCAGCTTTTGGTGCCGGCGCTGGATACTGCATTCCCGCTCCCCGAGATGGATATAATTCCCGTGCTGGTCCGCCAGCACCTGAATCTCGATATGACGTGCCCGGGGAATGACTTTCTCCAGGTATATCGTGTCATTCCCGAAGGCATTGAGCGCCTCCCGACGGGCGGCCGCCAGGGATCGCAGTAGCTCGCGCGGGTTGGCCACCAACCGCATGCCCTTGCCCCCGCCGCCGGCGGATGCCTTGACCAACAGGGGATAGCCCAACGATTCGGCCGCCTGGATCACCTCTTCCTCATGAAACCCCACTTCGACGCCGGGCACCACCGGTACGCCAATTTCCATCATCAGCTTGCGCGCCGTAATCTTATCCCCCATGATGCGGATGGCCTCGGGCGAAGGGCCGATCCAGGTCAGGCCGGCGTCCATCACCATCTGGGCAAAATCGGCGTTCTCCGAGAGGAAGCCGTAGCCTGGGTGTACGGCGTCCGCGCCGGCGCGCAGTGCCACCTCGATGATGGCTGTGCCGTTGAGGTAGCTCTCTCTGGCCGGCGCCGGCCCGATATGATAAGCCTCATCGGCATACCGCACGTGCAGGGCGGTGCGGTCCACGTCCGAGTAGACCGCTACCGTCTTAATGCCGCGCTCCTGACAAGCGCGGATGACACGCACCGCAATCTCTCCCCGATTGGCGATCAAAACCTTCTTAAACATCTACTGCCCCTTTTTCCAGCTCACAGAGGAATGTTCCCGTGCTTCTTAGGAGGAAGGGATTCGCGCTTATTGTGCAGCATCTCCAGCGCATTGATGAGACGCGGGCGGGTTTCATGAGGCTCGATGACCGCATCCACATAGCCGCGTGATGCCGCGATATATGGGTTGGCGAACTTGTCGCGATATTCCTGCACCAACCGCTCTCGCACTACCTCGGGATCGTCCGCCTCTTCCAGCGCCCGGCGATGGATGATTTTCACCGCCCCTTCTGGTCCCATCACGGCAATCTCCGCTGTCGGCCAGGCCAGGTTGATATCCCCGCGCAGATGTTTGGAACTCATGACGATATATGCTCCGCCGTAGGCCTTGCGGAGGATCACCGTCAGCTTCGGAACCGTAGCCTCCGCGTAGGCGTACATGAGCTTGGCGCCGTGTCGAATGATGCCGCCGTGCTCTTGGGCCACACCCGGCAGGAAGCCGGGCACATCCACCAAGGTCACCAGGGGGATGTTGAAGGCGTCGCAGAAGCGGACGAAACGGGCGGCTTTGACGCTGGCGTTGATATCCAGCGCGCCGGCCTGCACCGCCGGCTGATTGGCCACGATGCCCACGCTGTGCCCACCCAGCCGGGCGAAACCGATGATGATATTCTGCGCCCAGGCCGGCATGATCTCCAGAAAGTCGCCATCATCCACAATATGCGCGATGACCTCATGCATATCGTAAGGCTTGTTCGGTTCCTCGGGGACAATTTCATCTAGCTCCGCATCCTCGCGCAGGGGATCGTCCCGCGGGGTGATGTACGGCGC of Anaerolineae bacterium contains these proteins:
- a CDS encoding methylmalonyl-CoA carboxyltransferase, whose translation is MGAHEEKIRRLRELKALSGLGGGEERIRRQHEQGKLTARERLELLLDKGSFTELDRFVTHRCYDFGMERQRVLGDGVVTGYGTINGRLVYVYAQDFTTFGGSLSEAHAAKICKIMDLAMKTGAPIIGLTDSGGARIQEGVMSLAGYGEIFLRNTLASGMVPQISVVMGPCAGGAVYSPAITDFIIMVNDTSYMFVTGPEVVRVVTHEDVTFDELGGALVHATESGVAHLAVPTEEDAIFVVQKLLSFLPANNMEEAPYITPRDDPLREDAELDEIVPEEPNKPYDMHEVIAHIVDDGDFLEIMPAWAQNIIIGFARLGGHSVGIVANQPAVQAGALDINASVKAARFVRFCDAFNIPLVTLVDVPGFLPGVAQEHGGIIRHGAKLMYAYAEATVPKLTVILRKAYGGAYIVMSSKHLRGDINLAWPTAEIAVMGPEGAVKIIHRRALEEADDPEVVRERLVQEYRDKFANPYIAASRGYVDAVIEPHETRPRLINALEMLHNKRESLPPKKHGNIPL
- a CDS encoding biotin/lipoyl-binding protein encodes the protein MKYYVTVEGVTFEIEVQPNGEVLVNGERLQVDMQKSGWLSLYSLLVNHASYEVMIEPDAERRNVYEVLLEGARFQVQVEDERSRRLARAAFALQAPPGELILRPPIPGLIVSVPVEAGQAVEKGETLVIFEAMKMQNEIRAPRDGVVREVRVRPGMQVTQKDVLLILK
- the accC gene encoding acetyl-CoA carboxylase biotin carboxylase subunit, producing the protein MFKKVLIANRGEIAVRVIRACQERGIKTVAVYSDVDRTALHVRYADEAYHIGPAPARESYLNGTAIIEVALRAGADAVHPGYGFLSENADFAQMVMDAGLTWIGPSPEAIRIMGDKITARKLMMEIGVPVVPGVEVGFHEEEVIQAAESLGYPLLVKASAGGGGKGMRLVANPRELLRSLAAARREALNAFGNDTIYLEKVIPRARHIEIQVLADQHGNYIHLGERECSIQRRHQKLIEEAPSTAVTPELRQAMGEAALRAARAVGYTNAGTVEFLLDRDGKFYFLEMNTRLQVEHAVTELVTGIDIVKEQLTIAAGRRLRWRQEDVQIIGHAIECRITAEDPYNDFMPVAGRITSLIEPTGPGVRLESGIYAGCEVTPYYDPLIAKLVVWGENRAEAILRMRRALEELRIGGIHTSVPFHQRVMDSARFQTGQFDTSFVEGPDGFCLTCEVQPELMRIAAIAAALVEKERGEQALMLGRAHQHAGGNHSGWKQAVWRHFPRGW